The following proteins are co-located in the Primulina tabacum isolate GXHZ01 chromosome 11, ASM2559414v2, whole genome shotgun sequence genome:
- the LOC142518689 gene encoding DEAD-box ATP-dependent RNA helicase 50 isoform X1, which translates to MAMAGLLEIPTVLSPSVSVFSGRGGARIVCDAASQVSLGNAHEGVTKRSFGRLKVQRIRDLVKENHRKKKLDNELEGDQQKAESSPSRVPRVLSEESNLLDEQSYSSTGGIKGDTSKASSSNFHSARRDAFSSKIPMTSSKGWHNVEAVNIYRSKVYGVSKKEQNLKASNDFFSRLSFKELGYSDSIIESLKNLQYLRPSHIQAMAFTRVIGGKSCIVADQSGSGKTLAYLIPLVQRLRQEELEGFGKPASQNPRVIILVPTAELASQVLNNCRSLSKAGVPFRSMVATGGFRQRTQLEGLRQELDVLIATPGRFLFLIKEGFLQLTNLRSVVLDEVDILYNDEDFEIALQSLVNSAPVTSQYLFVTATLPVEIYNKLVEVFPDCEVVMGPGIHRTSPGLEEILMDCSGDDKMERTPDTAFQNKKNALLRIVEQSPVTKTIIFCNKIETCRKVENVLKRFDRKEICSKVLPFHSALEQESRLANIKEFCSSPSENISMFLVCTDRASRGIDFAGVDHVVLFDFPRDPSEYVRRVGRTARGAGGKGKAFVFAVGKQVSLARRIIERNMKGHPLHDVPSAYELMK; encoded by the exons ATGGCTATGGCAGGTCTGCTGGAAATTCCAACTGTACTCAGTCCATCGGTGTCGGTGTTCTCCGGCCGCGGTGGAGCTCGAATCGTCTGCGACGCTGCATCGCAAGTATCACTTGGTAAtg CACATGAAGGTGTAACAAAGAGGAGTTTTGGGAGGCTGAAGGTGCAGAGGATTAGAGATCTTGTCAAAGAAAACCACAGGAAAAAGAAGCTAGACAATGAGCTTGAAGGTGATCAACAGAAAGCAGAAAGTAGTCCATCTCGTGTACCGCGTGTTTTATCTGAAGAGTCCAATTTGTTGGATGAACAAAGTTATTCCAGTACTGGAGGTATCAAAGGAGATACTTCAAAGGCCTCCAGCTCCAATTTTCATTCTGCTAGACGAGATGcgttttcttcaaaaattccCATGACATCCTCAAAAGGATGGCATAATGTAGAAGCAGTCAACATTTATAGGTCAAAGGTTTATGGTGTCTCGAAGAAAGAACAAAACTTAAAAGCCAGTAATGACTTTTTTAGCAGATTGTCATTTAAGGAGCTTGGATATAGTGATTCCATCATTGAATCTTTAAAGAATCTGCAGTATTTACGTCCTTCACATATTCAG GCTATGGCATTTACACGAGTTATTGGGGGAAAGAGTTGTATAGTGGCAGATCAAAGTGGATCTGGGAAAACTTTGGCGTATCTTATACCACTAGTTCAGCGTCTTAGACAAGAAGAACTTGAAGGATTTGGGAAACCAGCTTCGCAAAATCCTCGAGTCATTATATTGGTCCCTACCGCTGAGTTGGCTTCTCAG GTTTTAAATAATTGTCGATCATTGTCAAAAGCTGGCGTCCCATTCCGTTCTATGGTTGCCACTGGCGGTTTTCGGCAGAGGACTCAGTTGGAGGGTCTTAGACAGGAATTAGATGTTCTGATTGCAACTCCAGGTCGATTCTTGTTTCTAATCAAGGAAGGGTTTTTGCAGTTAACCAATCTTAGAAG TGTTGTACTGGACGAAGTAGATATACTTTATAATGATGAAGATTTTGAGATTGCattacaaagtttggtaaaCTCGGCACCTGTTACATCCCAATACCTATTTGTGACTGCAACATTACCTGTGGAGATATACAACAAACTGGTGGAAGTTTTCCCAGATTGTGAGGTGGTAATGGGTCCTGGTATTCATCGCACAAGCCCTGGACTGGAGGAG ATCCTCATGGATTGCAGTGGAGATGACAAAATGGAAAGAACTCCTGATACAGCTTTCCAGAACAAGAAAAACGCCCTTCTGCGGATTGTTGAACAAAGTCCAGTGACAAAGACAATTATATTCTGCAACAAG ATAGAAACGTGCAGAAAAGTTGAAAACGTATTAAAACGCTTTGATCGAAAAGAAATCTGCTCGAAAGTTTTGCCATTCCATTCTGCTTTAGAACAAGAGTCAAGACTTGCGAACATAAAAGAATTTTGTAGCTCTCCATCAGAGAACATTTCCATGTTCTTGGTTTGCACTGATAG AGCTTCCAGAGGAATTGACTTTGCAGGTGTAGATCACGTAGTGCTCTTTGATTTTCCCCGGGACCCTAGTGAATACGTGCGTCGTGTTGGAAGAACAGCCAGAGGTGCTGGAGGCAAGGGGAAGGCCTTTGTGTTTGCTGTTGGTAAGCAAGTTTCTCTTGCAAGGAGGATAATTGAAAGAAATATGAAAGGGCACCCTTTGCACGATGTGCCATCTGCTTATGAATTAATGAAGTAG
- the LOC142518689 gene encoding DEAD-box ATP-dependent RNA helicase 50 isoform X2, with product MAMAGLLEIPTVLSPSVSVFSGRGGARIVCDAASQVSLAHEGVTKRSFGRLKVQRIRDLVKENHRKKKLDNELEGDQQKAESSPSRVPRVLSEESNLLDEQSYSSTGGIKGDTSKASSSNFHSARRDAFSSKIPMTSSKGWHNVEAVNIYRSKVYGVSKKEQNLKASNDFFSRLSFKELGYSDSIIESLKNLQYLRPSHIQAMAFTRVIGGKSCIVADQSGSGKTLAYLIPLVQRLRQEELEGFGKPASQNPRVIILVPTAELASQVLNNCRSLSKAGVPFRSMVATGGFRQRTQLEGLRQELDVLIATPGRFLFLIKEGFLQLTNLRSVVLDEVDILYNDEDFEIALQSLVNSAPVTSQYLFVTATLPVEIYNKLVEVFPDCEVVMGPGIHRTSPGLEEILMDCSGDDKMERTPDTAFQNKKNALLRIVEQSPVTKTIIFCNKIETCRKVENVLKRFDRKEICSKVLPFHSALEQESRLANIKEFCSSPSENISMFLVCTDRASRGIDFAGVDHVVLFDFPRDPSEYVRRVGRTARGAGGKGKAFVFAVGKQVSLARRIIERNMKGHPLHDVPSAYELMK from the exons ATGGCTATGGCAGGTCTGCTGGAAATTCCAACTGTACTCAGTCCATCGGTGTCGGTGTTCTCCGGCCGCGGTGGAGCTCGAATCGTCTGCGACGCTGCATCGCAAGTATCACTTG CACATGAAGGTGTAACAAAGAGGAGTTTTGGGAGGCTGAAGGTGCAGAGGATTAGAGATCTTGTCAAAGAAAACCACAGGAAAAAGAAGCTAGACAATGAGCTTGAAGGTGATCAACAGAAAGCAGAAAGTAGTCCATCTCGTGTACCGCGTGTTTTATCTGAAGAGTCCAATTTGTTGGATGAACAAAGTTATTCCAGTACTGGAGGTATCAAAGGAGATACTTCAAAGGCCTCCAGCTCCAATTTTCATTCTGCTAGACGAGATGcgttttcttcaaaaattccCATGACATCCTCAAAAGGATGGCATAATGTAGAAGCAGTCAACATTTATAGGTCAAAGGTTTATGGTGTCTCGAAGAAAGAACAAAACTTAAAAGCCAGTAATGACTTTTTTAGCAGATTGTCATTTAAGGAGCTTGGATATAGTGATTCCATCATTGAATCTTTAAAGAATCTGCAGTATTTACGTCCTTCACATATTCAG GCTATGGCATTTACACGAGTTATTGGGGGAAAGAGTTGTATAGTGGCAGATCAAAGTGGATCTGGGAAAACTTTGGCGTATCTTATACCACTAGTTCAGCGTCTTAGACAAGAAGAACTTGAAGGATTTGGGAAACCAGCTTCGCAAAATCCTCGAGTCATTATATTGGTCCCTACCGCTGAGTTGGCTTCTCAG GTTTTAAATAATTGTCGATCATTGTCAAAAGCTGGCGTCCCATTCCGTTCTATGGTTGCCACTGGCGGTTTTCGGCAGAGGACTCAGTTGGAGGGTCTTAGACAGGAATTAGATGTTCTGATTGCAACTCCAGGTCGATTCTTGTTTCTAATCAAGGAAGGGTTTTTGCAGTTAACCAATCTTAGAAG TGTTGTACTGGACGAAGTAGATATACTTTATAATGATGAAGATTTTGAGATTGCattacaaagtttggtaaaCTCGGCACCTGTTACATCCCAATACCTATTTGTGACTGCAACATTACCTGTGGAGATATACAACAAACTGGTGGAAGTTTTCCCAGATTGTGAGGTGGTAATGGGTCCTGGTATTCATCGCACAAGCCCTGGACTGGAGGAG ATCCTCATGGATTGCAGTGGAGATGACAAAATGGAAAGAACTCCTGATACAGCTTTCCAGAACAAGAAAAACGCCCTTCTGCGGATTGTTGAACAAAGTCCAGTGACAAAGACAATTATATTCTGCAACAAG ATAGAAACGTGCAGAAAAGTTGAAAACGTATTAAAACGCTTTGATCGAAAAGAAATCTGCTCGAAAGTTTTGCCATTCCATTCTGCTTTAGAACAAGAGTCAAGACTTGCGAACATAAAAGAATTTTGTAGCTCTCCATCAGAGAACATTTCCATGTTCTTGGTTTGCACTGATAG AGCTTCCAGAGGAATTGACTTTGCAGGTGTAGATCACGTAGTGCTCTTTGATTTTCCCCGGGACCCTAGTGAATACGTGCGTCGTGTTGGAAGAACAGCCAGAGGTGCTGGAGGCAAGGGGAAGGCCTTTGTGTTTGCTGTTGGTAAGCAAGTTTCTCTTGCAAGGAGGATAATTGAAAGAAATATGAAAGGGCACCCTTTGCACGATGTGCCATCTGCTTATGAATTAATGAAGTAG